From Pelagicoccus sp. SDUM812003, a single genomic window includes:
- the acnA gene encoding aconitate hydratase AcnA, with protein sequence MSELPNPLNSLKTFDSGLEGESFYYSLPSLEESGIGPISKLPVSIRVVLESVLRNCDGKRVTEEDVKTLANWNAEDPANVEIPFVLSRIVLQDFTGVPLLVDLAAMRSAVAEVGSDPSMIEPLVPVDLVVDHSVQVDKSGTADSFLQNMAIEFQRNMERYEFLKWGQQAFETFQVVPPGIGIVHQVNLEYLAKVVHAKEVDGGNVFYPDTLVGTDSHTTMINGIGVVGWGVGGIEAESGMLGQPVYFLTPEVIGVNLTGALKEGVTATDLTLRITELLRKEKVVGKFVEFHGEGARQLSLADRATIANMAPEYGATMGYFPVDEKSLQYLEATGRDPKHVASVKAYLEAQGLFGIPEAGSLNYTKVVELDMSTIDPSVAGPKRPQDRIDVKDLGNAFEKLFTQSGSEGGFGRASEDRATKVTVESDDAMNGQEIGHGSVLIAAITSCTNTSNPSVMLAAGLLAKKAVEKGLTVNPTVKTSLAPGSRVVTDYLNETGLQDYLDKIGFNLVGYGCTTCIGNSGPLADPIEAAIAKGELVAASVLSGNRNFEARVHGSIKSNFLMSPPLVVAYALAGRVDLDLTSDPIGTGSDGQPVYLKDLWPSNAEIEAAIVKGLKPEMFHKQYSSVANANPEWLKIESSTGELYEWNDESTYIHQPPFFDGFSMEVGKIEPIVGMRPLAILGDSVTTDHISPAGAFKPETPAGKFLLSKGVEPKDFNSYGSRRGNDLIMTRGTFANVRVNNLMADGKEGGFTKIMPEGAPSTIFDACQEYKKRGTPLIVFAGIDYGMGSSRDWAAKGTNLLGVKAVVARSYERIHRSNLIGMGVLPLEFLDGQSAQTLGLDGSEVVSLPQLGDDLKPGQTLTAVVERSGGAKEEIELKVRVDTAIEVEYIRNGGILPYVLRDILKSSK encoded by the coding sequence ATGAGCGAACTACCAAATCCGCTGAATTCTCTGAAAACGTTCGATTCCGGCCTCGAGGGCGAATCCTTCTACTACTCGCTTCCTTCTCTGGAAGAGAGCGGAATCGGTCCGATTTCCAAGCTGCCGGTATCCATTCGGGTGGTACTGGAATCGGTCTTGCGCAATTGCGATGGCAAGCGGGTGACGGAGGAGGATGTGAAGACCTTGGCGAACTGGAACGCCGAGGACCCTGCCAACGTGGAGATCCCGTTCGTGCTCTCTCGTATCGTGCTGCAGGACTTCACCGGCGTGCCGCTGCTGGTGGACTTGGCCGCCATGCGCAGCGCGGTGGCGGAAGTGGGCTCGGACCCGTCGATGATCGAGCCGCTGGTGCCGGTCGATCTCGTGGTCGACCACTCGGTGCAGGTCGACAAGTCGGGCACGGCGGATTCGTTTTTGCAGAACATGGCCATCGAGTTCCAGCGCAACATGGAGCGCTACGAGTTTCTCAAGTGGGGCCAGCAAGCGTTCGAGACCTTTCAGGTGGTGCCTCCTGGCATCGGCATCGTTCACCAGGTCAATCTCGAGTACCTCGCCAAGGTGGTTCATGCCAAGGAAGTCGACGGCGGAAACGTCTTCTACCCGGACACCCTGGTGGGAACCGACTCCCATACCACCATGATCAACGGCATTGGCGTCGTGGGCTGGGGTGTGGGTGGCATCGAGGCGGAGTCCGGCATGCTCGGCCAGCCGGTCTATTTCCTCACGCCTGAAGTCATCGGAGTGAATCTCACTGGAGCGCTCAAGGAAGGCGTCACCGCCACCGACTTGACCCTTCGCATCACCGAGCTGCTGCGCAAGGAGAAGGTCGTCGGCAAGTTCGTGGAGTTCCACGGAGAAGGCGCTCGCCAGCTTTCGCTCGCGGACCGCGCCACCATCGCCAACATGGCTCCGGAATACGGGGCTACCATGGGCTATTTCCCGGTCGACGAAAAGTCGCTGCAGTACCTCGAAGCGACTGGCCGCGATCCCAAGCACGTGGCGTCGGTCAAGGCTTACCTCGAAGCTCAGGGCCTCTTCGGCATTCCGGAAGCGGGTTCCTTGAACTACACCAAGGTGGTCGAGCTCGACATGAGCACCATCGACCCCAGCGTGGCGGGACCCAAGCGTCCGCAGGATCGTATCGACGTGAAGGACCTCGGAAACGCCTTCGAAAAACTCTTCACCCAGAGCGGATCCGAAGGTGGCTTCGGTCGCGCTTCGGAAGACCGCGCGACCAAGGTGACGGTCGAGAGCGACGACGCTATGAACGGTCAGGAGATCGGCCATGGCTCCGTGCTGATCGCGGCCATCACTTCCTGCACCAACACCTCCAACCCCAGCGTGATGCTGGCGGCGGGACTGCTCGCCAAGAAAGCGGTCGAGAAGGGGCTCACGGTCAATCCCACGGTGAAGACCAGCTTGGCTCCGGGCTCCCGCGTGGTCACCGACTACTTGAACGAAACCGGCCTGCAGGACTACCTCGACAAGATCGGTTTCAACCTGGTGGGCTACGGCTGCACCACCTGTATCGGAAACTCCGGCCCGCTGGCCGATCCGATCGAAGCGGCCATCGCCAAGGGCGAGCTGGTGGCGGCTTCCGTGCTTTCGGGAAATCGCAATTTCGAAGCCCGCGTTCACGGCTCCATCAAGTCGAACTTTCTCATGTCGCCGCCGCTGGTGGTGGCGTACGCTCTCGCGGGACGCGTCGATCTGGATCTCACCAGCGACCCCATCGGAACCGGCAGCGATGGGCAGCCAGTCTACCTCAAGGACCTCTGGCCCAGCAACGCGGAGATCGAGGCCGCCATCGTCAAGGGCCTCAAGCCGGAGATGTTTCACAAGCAGTACTCCAGCGTGGCCAATGCCAACCCGGAATGGCTCAAGATCGAGTCCTCCACCGGCGAGCTCTACGAGTGGAACGACGAATCGACCTACATCCACCAGCCCCCGTTCTTCGATGGTTTCTCTATGGAAGTGGGCAAGATCGAGCCCATCGTGGGCATGCGCCCGCTGGCCATCCTTGGCGATTCCGTCACCACCGACCACATTTCTCCCGCGGGGGCGTTCAAGCCGGAAACCCCTGCCGGAAAGTTCCTGCTCTCCAAGGGCGTGGAGCCGAAGGATTTCAACTCCTACGGCAGCCGTCGCGGAAACGACCTCATCATGACCCGCGGCACCTTCGCCAACGTGCGGGTGAACAACCTGATGGCCGATGGCAAGGAAGGCGGATTCACCAAGATCATGCCGGAGGGAGCTCCCTCTACCATCTTCGACGCCTGCCAGGAGTACAAGAAGCGCGGCACCCCGCTCATCGTTTTCGCCGGCATCGACTACGGCATGGGCAGCTCGCGCGACTGGGCGGCCAAGGGCACCAATCTCCTGGGAGTGAAAGCGGTCGTGGCTCGTTCCTACGAGCGTATCCACCGCTCGAACCTCATCGGCATGGGCGTGCTTCCGCTCGAGTTCCTCGATGGCCAAAGCGCTCAGACGCTCGGCCTCGACGGTTCCGAAGTGGTTTCCCTGCCGCAGCTCGGAGACGACCTGAAGCCGGGCCAGACGCTCACCGCGGTGGTGGAGCGCTCCGGCGGCGCCAAGGAGGAAATCGAACTCAAAGTGCGCGTTGATACCGCGATCGAAGTAGAATATATTCGCAACGGTGGTATTTTACCTTACGTCTTGAGGGACATTCTTAAATCCTCGAAATAG
- a CDS encoding class I SAM-dependent methyltransferase, which produces MWDQRYAQEGYAYGIEPNAFLAENAYRLASPTLSLAEGEGRNAVFLAKQGLRVTGIDSSSVGLGKAQALSEQEGVSIETVVADLSDCDLGKDRYRSLVSIFAHFPSAWRKGLYQRCLAALRPGSIILLEAYTPEQLELGTGGPKDPDLLVTLDSLREDFEGCEILLSRTVKRPVNEGRLHTGLASVAQFIARAPDRG; this is translated from the coding sequence ATTTGGGACCAACGCTACGCCCAAGAGGGCTACGCCTACGGCATCGAGCCGAACGCCTTCCTGGCGGAAAACGCGTACCGGCTAGCGAGCCCGACCCTCAGTCTAGCGGAGGGCGAGGGGCGCAACGCCGTTTTCCTGGCCAAGCAAGGGCTGCGCGTCACCGGCATCGACAGCTCCTCGGTAGGACTGGGCAAAGCTCAGGCCCTCTCCGAGCAGGAGGGCGTCTCCATCGAAACCGTAGTGGCGGACTTGAGCGACTGCGACCTGGGAAAGGATCGCTACCGATCGCTGGTTTCCATCTTCGCCCACTTCCCTAGCGCCTGGCGCAAAGGGCTCTACCAGCGCTGCCTCGCCGCCCTGCGCCCTGGCAGCATCATTCTTCTGGAAGCCTATACGCCCGAGCAGCTCGAGCTCGGCACAGGAGGCCCCAAGGATCCCGATCTTCTGGTCACGCTCGACTCCCTGCGCGAGGACTTCGAAGGTTGCGAAATCCTGCTGAGCCGGACCGTCAAGCGTCCGGTGAACGAAGGGCGATTGCACACCGGGCTCGCTTCAGTCGCGCAGTTCATCGCCCGCGCCCCGGACCGAGGTTGA
- a CDS encoding rhamnogalacturonan lyase, producing MPSLRPRPLASTLALICCTHLPTASQAAAHQMEALDRGLIAVKTAEDRSFLSWRLLATDEEDTQFHVYRAVDGGLPTRISEHPLQNATCFIDNDYDGQKDTRYFVRPISQATLQPPSEAYSLPKDAPTQQYLEIPLSRPAGGVTPDNQNYSYSPNDCSAADLDNDGQYEIIVKWDPSNAQDNSRDGYTGNVYLDAYEMDGTQLWRIDLGRNIRAGAHYTQFIAYDFDGDGFAEIACKTADATVSGTGEVIGDAEADYRNGSGRILEGPEFLTLFNGQDGSILKSVDYVPQRGRVTDWGDGYGNRVDRFLAGVAYLDGERPSLIMCRGYYTRTVVAAWDWSDGELVNRWTFDTDEAFSDYASQGAHSLTIGDLDGDQFDEIVYGACSIDHDGTGLYNTTLGHGDALHLSDMDPTRDGLEIWMVHESPSQYNGHGSELHDAATGEIIYSIDAGGDDVGRGMASDIDPNHLGYETWSTRSGLYNASGTFISERRPSAVNFACYWDGDLLREMLDRNVISKWNWETESLDALLVAQGATSNNGTKATPALSADLFGDWREEVVWRTEDNAKLRIYTTTEPTEHRFVTLMHDRQYRVAIAWQNSGYNQPPHPSFYLGEGMQPPAWPDIYPAGDRAYPIANAEERFQAWLGSIRLPLDSPPDLDHDSDGYTLREEYAYDLKADEPHFPVTLLRTANQSPTITVSTPRSEYDYRIEHSYDLQTWQSSGAFFPAEPHTTITFEEEVFPIFFRTTFSAADEN from the coding sequence ATGCCTTCACTGCGCCCCCGACCTCTGGCGAGCACGCTCGCGCTGATCTGCTGCACCCACCTGCCAACCGCCAGCCAAGCCGCTGCTCACCAGATGGAAGCTCTCGACCGAGGACTGATCGCCGTAAAGACGGCCGAAGACCGCAGCTTCCTCAGCTGGCGCCTGCTCGCGACCGACGAAGAGGATACCCAATTTCACGTCTACCGAGCAGTCGACGGCGGCTTGCCTACCCGCATCAGCGAGCATCCCCTCCAGAACGCCACCTGCTTCATCGACAACGACTACGATGGGCAGAAGGACACCCGGTACTTCGTGCGCCCCATCAGCCAGGCGACGCTGCAGCCTCCTTCCGAGGCGTATTCGCTTCCCAAGGACGCTCCCACGCAGCAGTATCTGGAGATCCCGCTTTCGAGACCGGCTGGCGGCGTGACGCCAGACAACCAGAACTACAGCTACTCGCCAAACGATTGCTCGGCGGCCGATCTCGACAACGATGGCCAATACGAAATCATCGTGAAATGGGACCCCTCCAACGCTCAGGACAACTCCCGGGACGGCTATACCGGCAATGTCTATTTGGACGCCTACGAAATGGACGGAACCCAACTCTGGCGCATCGACCTCGGACGCAACATCCGAGCCGGAGCCCACTACACGCAGTTCATCGCCTACGACTTCGACGGTGACGGCTTCGCCGAAATCGCCTGCAAAACTGCCGACGCCACCGTCAGCGGAACCGGAGAGGTCATCGGCGACGCCGAAGCGGACTACCGAAACGGCAGCGGGCGCATCCTGGAGGGACCGGAGTTTCTCACCCTCTTCAACGGGCAAGACGGCAGCATACTTAAATCCGTCGACTACGTGCCGCAACGCGGACGCGTCACCGACTGGGGAGATGGCTACGGAAACCGCGTGGATCGCTTTCTGGCCGGCGTCGCCTACCTGGATGGCGAACGCCCCAGCCTGATCATGTGCCGCGGCTACTACACCCGTACCGTGGTCGCCGCCTGGGACTGGAGCGATGGCGAACTGGTCAATCGATGGACCTTCGATACCGACGAAGCGTTTTCCGACTACGCAAGCCAAGGCGCCCATAGCCTGACCATCGGCGACTTGGATGGGGACCAATTCGACGAAATCGTCTACGGCGCCTGCAGCATCGACCATGACGGCACCGGCCTCTACAACACGACGCTCGGGCACGGAGACGCCCTGCATCTATCGGACATGGATCCGACGCGCGACGGTCTCGAAATCTGGATGGTGCACGAATCCCCCAGCCAATACAACGGTCACGGCTCCGAACTGCACGATGCCGCGACCGGCGAAATCATCTATAGCATCGATGCCGGCGGCGACGACGTAGGTCGCGGCATGGCATCGGACATCGACCCGAACCACCTCGGATACGAGACATGGAGCACCCGCAGCGGCCTCTACAACGCCAGCGGGACCTTCATTTCCGAGCGGCGCCCCAGCGCGGTCAACTTCGCCTGCTATTGGGACGGCGACCTGCTGCGCGAGATGCTGGACCGCAATGTCATCTCCAAGTGGAACTGGGAAACCGAAAGCCTGGACGCCCTGCTCGTGGCTCAAGGGGCCACCTCCAACAATGGCACCAAGGCCACTCCCGCCTTAAGCGCCGACCTATTCGGCGACTGGCGCGAGGAGGTCGTCTGGCGAACGGAAGACAATGCAAAGCTTCGCATCTACACCACCACCGAACCGACGGAGCATCGCTTCGTCACCCTCATGCACGATCGACAGTATCGCGTCGCCATCGCGTGGCAAAACTCTGGATACAACCAGCCGCCTCATCCTAGCTTCTACCTCGGTGAGGGAATGCAACCTCCCGCATGGCCCGACATCTACCCCGCAGGCGACCGCGCTTACCCGATCGCTAATGCGGAAGAACGGTTTCAAGCGTGGCTAGGCAGCATCCGGCTTCCGCTCGACTCCCCGCCCGATCTGGACCACGACTCCGATGGATACACGTTGCGCGAAGAGTACGCCTACGATCTGAAAGCCGATGAGCCCCACTTTCCGGTGACGCTGCTCCGAACTGCCAACCAATCGCCAACGATCACCGTCTCGACTCCGCGTTCTGAATACGACTACCGCATAGAACACTCGTACGACCTGCAAACCTGGCAGAGCTCAGGAGCATTCTTTCCCGCCGAGCCTCATACCACGATCACGTTCGAGGAGGAGGTCTTTCCCATCTTCTTTCGGACCACCTTTTCCGCGGCCGACGAAAACTGA
- a CDS encoding STAS domain-containing protein, with translation MPDETPVFLVDPYSNPVAIRISGRASFQNVVPLKEFLKNAYANGKRDFVFDFSQCAGMDSTVLGVLAGCALELRRLTPKGSLVLSRLSDRNLELVKNLGLHRIATVDTGGAGSGSGGATTALSAEQLTELENARLCLEAHENLVEADSENREKFQDVIAYLKNRVEDES, from the coding sequence ATGCCCGACGAAACACCCGTTTTTCTAGTCGATCCGTACTCCAATCCGGTTGCGATTCGCATCTCGGGTCGAGCGTCGTTTCAGAACGTGGTCCCGCTGAAGGAGTTCCTCAAGAATGCCTACGCCAACGGCAAGCGGGATTTCGTTTTCGATTTCAGTCAATGCGCCGGCATGGACAGCACCGTGCTCGGCGTCTTGGCGGGTTGCGCTCTGGAGCTGAGGCGCCTGACTCCCAAGGGGTCGCTGGTGCTCTCCCGCTTGAGCGACCGCAACCTGGAGCTGGTCAAGAACCTCGGCCTGCACCGCATCGCCACAGTGGATACGGGAGGCGCGGGCAGCGGCTCCGGCGGGGCGACCACCGCCCTGTCAGCTGAGCAGCTGACCGAGTTGGAAAACGCCCGACTTTGTTTGGAAGCCCATGAGAATCTGGTGGAAGCGGATTCGGAAAACCGAGAGAAGTTTCAGGACGTCATCGCATATCTAAAGAACCGGGTCGAAGACGAATCCTAG
- a CDS encoding SpoIIE family protein phosphatase: MLALLLGLATLAALFFVWLYFRELKRSAEYLERSQLVQQEKLIVVDFMHDMVQAIGEGLGKEELFQRIAHASIVSTGALSACVFEKGEDGKLRSVAVEGLYPPHGPLPEPETARASTRARFIERVMRSEEFSVGEGLIGGVAKSGRAVLVEDGRNDPRLTRHDDPSLAVSTIICAPITFSGEVLGVLSVCNSADGLPFSSTDFSVVKSLAEQAGVAINNNQFVTLQLERKQIDVDLAIARNVQQMLLPQRLPELQGLDLDARYLSSHSIGGDLFDVVRLDETTLGVAVADVSGKGIPASIIMAICRTNLHRVAQIERSPKTVLLEVNEAMSGELRQGMFVTVLYAVIDLAKGCITYARAGHERPLHCRHDRQRDIFVTEYPTSEGMPVGMFDQDLFRESLEERTLPFERGEVFVAYTDGVIETMNAVQKEYSASRLADVVKGSRKRSALEINDAIIGSLGRFSGKKTYGDDVTMVTVKRL; the protein is encoded by the coding sequence ATGCTCGCGCTCCTGCTTGGCCTGGCCACCCTCGCTGCACTCTTCTTCGTCTGGCTTTACTTTCGTGAGCTGAAGCGAAGCGCGGAGTACCTCGAGCGGTCGCAGCTGGTGCAGCAGGAGAAGCTCATCGTGGTGGACTTCATGCACGACATGGTGCAGGCCATCGGCGAAGGGCTCGGCAAGGAGGAGCTGTTTCAACGCATCGCCCATGCCTCCATCGTGAGCACCGGCGCCCTGAGCGCTTGCGTCTTCGAAAAAGGGGAGGACGGCAAGCTGCGCAGCGTAGCGGTCGAGGGCCTCTATCCACCGCACGGTCCGTTGCCGGAACCGGAAACGGCGCGGGCGTCCACCCGAGCCCGCTTCATCGAGCGCGTCATGCGCTCGGAGGAATTTTCCGTGGGAGAGGGGCTGATCGGAGGCGTGGCCAAAAGCGGTCGGGCGGTGCTGGTGGAGGATGGACGAAATGATCCGCGCCTCACGCGCCACGACGATCCGTCGTTGGCGGTTTCCACCATCATCTGCGCCCCCATCACCTTCTCGGGCGAGGTGCTCGGCGTGCTCTCGGTCTGCAATTCGGCGGACGGTCTGCCCTTTTCATCCACCGACTTTTCGGTGGTGAAATCGCTGGCGGAACAGGCGGGCGTGGCCATCAACAACAACCAGTTCGTGACGCTGCAGCTCGAGCGCAAGCAGATCGACGTGGACCTGGCCATCGCTCGCAACGTGCAGCAGATGCTGCTCCCGCAAAGGCTGCCGGAGCTGCAAGGACTGGATCTGGACGCTCGCTACCTGTCGTCGCACAGCATCGGTGGAGATCTCTTCGACGTGGTGCGGCTGGATGAAACGACCTTGGGAGTGGCGGTGGCCGATGTATCGGGAAAAGGGATACCTGCGTCCATCATCATGGCGATCTGCCGCACCAACCTGCACCGCGTGGCGCAGATCGAGCGCTCTCCCAAGACGGTTTTGCTGGAAGTGAACGAGGCCATGTCGGGCGAGCTCCGTCAGGGCATGTTCGTCACCGTGCTCTACGCGGTGATCGATCTGGCCAAAGGCTGCATCACCTACGCGAGGGCGGGGCACGAGCGGCCGCTGCACTGTCGCCACGATCGTCAGCGTGACATCTTCGTGACGGAGTATCCGACAAGCGAAGGCATGCCGGTCGGCATGTTCGATCAGGATCTCTTTCGTGAAAGCCTCGAAGAGCGCACCTTGCCCTTCGAGCGAGGCGAGGTGTTCGTGGCTTACACCGATGGGGTGATCGAGACCATGAACGCGGTGCAGAAGGAGTATTCCGCCTCGCGCCTGGCCGATGTGGTGAAAGGCTCTCGCAAGCGAAGCGCATTGGAGATCAACGATGCCATCATCGGAAGCCTAGGGCGCTTTAGCGGAAAGAAGACCTACGGCGACGATGTGACGATGGTCACCGTGAAACGCTTGTAG
- a CDS encoding HDOD domain-containing protein has product MFSEFEERFNQAIELIGDLHGNMAVLSRIDGLLKDYNSNLSEIETLIESDGAIAGSIIKISNSVLYGLAQPNDSVGEALQTVGFDQALKLVSMALSKQVFMRDLDAYGVSANDYWRQSYFTAIFMENEAKRFGLEESDAYLLGLLHGIGRVVINELLHVNEVEVFWDRYLPLSQWERSMVGFTNEIAGSLLLKNWEFSTAVYGRIGNQFRKEEIAKDTLLAMLHYTRQMSLNVDDEQRLRDYLVPENHFYLRRTRSTRAQIKGAVRKAREEMNAVYESIRDC; this is encoded by the coding sequence ATGTTTAGTGAATTCGAAGAGCGTTTCAACCAAGCGATCGAGCTGATCGGGGACCTGCATGGAAACATGGCGGTGTTGTCCCGGATCGATGGTCTTCTGAAGGACTACAACTCCAACCTGTCCGAAATCGAAACCTTGATCGAGTCCGACGGGGCCATCGCGGGATCGATCATCAAGATCAGCAACAGCGTGCTCTACGGGCTAGCTCAGCCCAACGACTCGGTGGGGGAGGCTCTGCAGACGGTGGGCTTCGATCAGGCCTTGAAGCTGGTGAGCATGGCCCTCTCCAAGCAGGTGTTCATGCGCGACTTGGACGCCTACGGAGTGAGCGCCAACGACTATTGGCGGCAGAGCTACTTCACCGCGATTTTCATGGAGAACGAGGCGAAGCGCTTCGGGTTGGAGGAAAGCGACGCCTATCTGCTCGGTCTGCTGCACGGAATCGGTCGCGTGGTGATCAACGAGCTGCTGCACGTCAACGAGGTGGAGGTCTTCTGGGATCGCTACCTGCCGCTTTCGCAATGGGAGCGCTCAATGGTGGGCTTCACCAACGAGATCGCCGGTTCGCTGCTGCTGAAGAACTGGGAGTTTTCCACTGCCGTCTATGGCCGCATCGGAAACCAGTTTCGCAAGGAGGAGATCGCGAAGGATACCTTGCTGGCCATGCTGCACTACACGCGGCAGATGTCGCTCAACGTGGACGACGAGCAGCGCTTGCGAGACTATCTCGTTCCGGAAAACCATTTCTACCTCCGCCGTACGAGAAGCACCAGGGCTCAAATCAAGGGAGCGGTGCGCAAAGCTCGCGAAGAGATGAACGCGGTCTACGAAAGCATAAGGGATTGTTGA
- a CDS encoding MFS transporter: MPHNPAPLTKDGSKLSLTEYVGFALGDTASNFFFKFFGFFLLYYYTDVFGIDAKAAGTMFFVTRLIDAITDPAMGALADRTKTRWGKYRPYLLWMAVPYGICGYLLFANPDLSEAGKLVYAYITYSLMMLVYTAINVPYSSLMGVLSPSPRVRTIASSFRFAGAFGGGLLITTFVRPLVKALGGEDEVLGFQYTMILFAALSIVLFWITFATTRERVQPPEDQENNLKEELGELLKNKPWLLLFVAAVFSTTFIVMQNMVTLHYFKYNVGADDVPVFWILDRSSLFMSVGMLMMMAGAIAMGFVSQYLDKKWLSVWLTGLTSLCLVGFYFVPESNYGLLLGLNALTSFMMGPTSALVWAMYGDVADYGEYKYRRRSTGLIHSATLFSLKTGSMIAGALAGWMLYSFGFEANQVQGERSLLGIKLMFSIIPAIFALGKAAALFVYPLDAAYMKRIEIELAQRKGG; this comes from the coding sequence ATGCCCCATAATCCTGCGCCCCTGACAAAGGATGGCTCCAAGCTGTCCCTGACCGAGTACGTCGGTTTCGCTCTTGGCGATACCGCGTCCAACTTCTTCTTCAAGTTCTTCGGCTTCTTCCTGCTCTACTACTACACCGATGTGTTCGGCATCGACGCGAAGGCGGCGGGCACCATGTTTTTCGTCACGCGCTTGATCGATGCCATCACGGATCCCGCCATGGGCGCTTTGGCGGACCGAACCAAGACCCGCTGGGGCAAGTATCGTCCCTATCTGCTGTGGATGGCGGTACCGTATGGGATTTGCGGATACCTGCTGTTCGCGAATCCGGACTTGAGCGAAGCGGGAAAGCTCGTTTACGCCTACATCACCTATTCGCTCATGATGCTCGTCTACACGGCGATCAACGTGCCGTACTCCTCGTTGATGGGAGTGCTCAGCCCGTCGCCGCGGGTGCGGACCATCGCCTCGAGTTTCCGCTTTGCGGGCGCCTTTGGCGGAGGCCTTTTGATCACGACCTTCGTGCGACCGCTGGTGAAGGCCTTGGGGGGCGAGGACGAGGTATTGGGATTTCAATACACCATGATTCTGTTCGCGGCCCTTTCCATCGTGCTGTTCTGGATCACCTTCGCCACGACACGAGAGCGTGTGCAGCCGCCTGAGGATCAGGAGAACAATCTTAAGGAGGAGCTTGGGGAATTGCTGAAGAACAAGCCCTGGCTGCTGCTGTTCGTGGCCGCGGTCTTTTCCACGACCTTCATCGTGATGCAGAATATGGTGACGCTGCACTATTTCAAATACAACGTGGGAGCCGACGATGTCCCGGTCTTTTGGATCCTCGATCGCTCGTCGCTCTTCATGAGCGTGGGCATGCTTATGATGATGGCTGGGGCGATCGCCATGGGGTTCGTCAGCCAGTACCTCGACAAGAAATGGCTTTCGGTCTGGTTGACGGGGCTGACCTCGCTATGCTTGGTCGGATTCTATTTTGTTCCAGAAAGCAACTACGGTCTGCTGCTTGGTCTGAATGCTCTCACCTCGTTCATGATGGGACCGACTTCCGCCTTGGTCTGGGCCATGTACGGCGACGTAGCGGACTACGGCGAATACAAGTACCGCAGACGGTCCACGGGACTGATCCACTCCGCGACCCTGTTCTCGCTGAAAACCGGGAGCATGATCGCTGGGGCCTTGGCGGGTTGGATGCTGTATTCCTTTGGTTTCGAGGCGAACCAGGTTCAGGGTGAGCGCAGCCTGCTGGGCATCAAGCTCATGTTTTCCATCATCCCGGCCATTTTCGCTTTGGGGAAAGCCGCGGCGCTCTTCGTGTATCCACTGGATGCTGCCTACATGAAAAGGATTGAGATCGAGCTGGCCCAGCGCAAGGGAGGATGA